The Fictibacillus phosphorivorans genomic sequence ATCAACTCATCCCTTTATCTTATTTTGTAGAACGGTACGAATCGGCTAAATCATCGATTAGTGAAGATCTTGCTATCATTAAAGAACATTTTGAACAACACGGCTTAGGCCATGTTCAAACTGTTCCAGGTGCAGCCGGCGGCGTAAAATATATTCCAGGCATAGATCAAGCAGAGGCGGAGGAAACGGTAAAAGAACTCGTTGAGCTGCTCGAAGACCCTAGCCGTATCTTACCTGGAGGGTATTTGTACGTTACAGATATCATCGGCAACCCAAGATTGGTGAACCAGATCGGTAGGCTTTTTGCATCAGTCTTCTCATCACGAAAAATTGATGTAGTAATGACGATCGCAACGAAGGGTATACCGCTAGCTTACGCAGTAGCGACACACTTAAACGTTCCTGTCGTCGTCGTACGAAGCAACAGCAGAGTAACAGAAGGATCTACCGTGAGTATCAATTATGTTTCGGGTTCAACCAAACGTATTCAGACGATGGCTCTTGCAAGAAGAAGCATCAAACAGGGGTCACGTGTACTCATCATCGATGACTTTATGAAAGCAGGCGGAACGATCAAGGGAATGATCAGCTTGATCGAAGAGTTTCAAGCACACATTGAAGGTATCGGTGTTCTCGTTGAGGCTCAAGAAGTTTCAGAAAGACTTGTAGATGATTATGTTTCCATTGCACGACTTGCACAAGTGAACGAAAAAGAAAATCGCATCGAAGTGGAAAAAGGTAACTACTTTCTAAACGGAGGTCAAGCGTAATGAAAAAAATCCATACAGAAGAAGCACCGGCAGCAATCGGCCCTTATTCTCAGGGAATCATAATCGACAAGTTGTTCTTCAGTTCAGGTCAGATTCCTCTTACGAAAGAAGGCGTCATGATCGATGGAGATGTAAAAGAACAGACTCATCAAGTTTTTCAAAATCTAAAAGCGGTTTTGAAAGAAGCGGGATCTTCTCTCGATCAAGTCGTAAAAGCAACGGTTTTTATTAGCGACATGAACGAGTTTGCTGATATTAATGAAGTGTACGCTGAATATTTCAACGAACATAAGCCAGCTCGCTCTTGTGTAGAAGTTGCAAGACTTCCAAAAGACGCAAAAGTAGAAATAGAAGTTATCGCACTTACAAAATAAGTCCTTTTGAGGGCTTATTTTTTTGCGTCGAGCCGTATTTTTAAAATTGAGCAAAACGTTATCTTGCTTCTATTTCGACTAGCAAATTTCCGCTCAACCTATATAAACGATTTTTTAAAGGTAAAAAAACACTCTATATGAACTTTAAAATACTAGACTGGATAGGGCGTCACAAATATTTTAAAAATTTTTATTATTCAAAGAAGGATTTTGTAAAAAGCTGCAGAATTGTAGTATTACGTTCTTATTTTTGGAAAAAGGTGGTGTTTGTGAATGGAAGTGACTGACGTAAGATTACGCCGTGTAAATACAGAAGGCCGTATGAAAGCGATTGCCTCCATTACAATCGATCATGAATTTGTTATTCATGATATTAGGGTAATTGATGGCAATAATGGAATGTTCGTAGCTATGCCAAGCAAACGAACACCAGATGGAGAGTTCCGTGATATCGCGCATCCGATCACGTCTAGTACACGTGAGAAGATCCAAAACGCGGTGTTAACAGAATATCACCGTATGGGAGAGATGGAGTCTGCTTTAGAAGAAGCAGGAGCTTCTTAATATCTCAATAAGAATTTAGAGCCTGGTCAGAATGATTAGGTTCTTTTTATTTGCTCTTTTTTCCTCATAAGAGAGAACCTTCCTATATATACCCCTTAC encodes the following:
- the purR gene encoding pur operon repressor, which gives rise to MKLKRSGRMVDLTGYLLHHPHQLIPLSYFVERYESAKSSISEDLAIIKEHFEQHGLGHVQTVPGAAGGVKYIPGIDQAEAEETVKELVELLEDPSRILPGGYLYVTDIIGNPRLVNQIGRLFASVFSSRKIDVVMTIATKGIPLAYAVATHLNVPVVVVRSNSRVTEGSTVSINYVSGSTKRIQTMALARRSIKQGSRVLIIDDFMKAGGTIKGMISLIEEFQAHIEGIGVLVEAQEVSERLVDDYVSIARLAQVNEKENRIEVEKGNYFLNGGQA
- a CDS encoding RidA family protein — translated: MKKIHTEEAPAAIGPYSQGIIIDKLFFSSGQIPLTKEGVMIDGDVKEQTHQVFQNLKAVLKEAGSSLDQVVKATVFISDMNEFADINEVYAEYFNEHKPARSCVEVARLPKDAKVEIEVIALTK
- the spoVG gene encoding septation regulator SpoVG; this translates as MEVTDVRLRRVNTEGRMKAIASITIDHEFVIHDIRVIDGNNGMFVAMPSKRTPDGEFRDIAHPITSSTREKIQNAVLTEYHRMGEMESALEEAGAS